In the genome of Tsukamurella paurometabola DSM 20162, the window GAGCCGGGTGTTCGCGCCGCGCACCTCGGTGAGCGTGGTGGAGAAGACCACCTTCGGGAGCGCCTTCCACAGCCGAGCGAACACCTTCTCGTCCTCGTCGAGCGGCTGTGTCTGCTCCGCGTCGTCCCAGTACAGCATCGTCTCGTAGAGCCGACGCCCGAGCAGGTGCACGGCGAGTCCGCGCACCTCGTCGGTGGCGAACCGGAACAGCTCCTCGTCGGGTTGCCCCCAGTCGAGCCCGCCGTCCGGAGCCGTGATGAACCCGTCCGCCGAGGTGGTCAGGGAATAGGTCACGCGGCGCATCGGCATCTCCTCGTCGGGGGGCGGATGCGACCATTGTTCACCCTTCAGCGGCACCGTCAGGCGCGATCGACGCCGATCGCGACCAGGAATCCTGTGCATGACGGCCGGACGATGAAGATCGAGACCGTTGACGGCTCCGAATCGGTGGTGAACTTCCTCACCACCGAGGGAGGGAGCTTGCCACTGCGGGCCGATTCGATAATCTAGATATCGTCGCAATCAGACATCCGGACGAGGCACACCGTACCCGGCCAGCGAAAAGACGGTGTGAACCAAGGAGGTTCACATCATGGCATGGATCGTTCTGATCATCTCCGGCGTCCTGGAGGCCGTCTGGGCCACCGCGCTCGGCAAGTCCGAGGGCTTCACCAAGACCACGCCGACCGTCGTCTTCGTGGCGGCTCTCATCGCCAGCATGGCGGGATTGGCGTACGCGATGCGCGACCTGCCGACCGGCACCGCCTACGCCGT includes:
- a CDS encoding dihydrofolate reductase family protein → MRRVTYSLTTSADGFITAPDGGLDWGQPDEELFRFATDEVRGLAVHLLGRRLYETMLYWDDAEQTQPLDEDEKVFARLWKALPKVVFSTTLTEVRGANTRLATGDLASEIAELRDQPGEGNIGIGGAELAAEAARLDLLDEYRVRVHPVLLGGGIPYFPQQGRMTELERIGSQSFACGVQFMHYRVVR
- a CDS encoding DMT family transporter → MAWIVLIISGVLEAVWATALGKSEGFTKTTPTVVFVAALIASMAGLAYAMRDLPTGTAYAVWVGIGATLTVVYAMLTGEEPATLIKVLCIVAIVGGVVGLKLAH